CTTTTGCTTTAACTAAGTGTTTCGCTTTTTTGAAAATGAGGAATTACCCTTAATTACAGCTCCTATACATGTCCCATAATATATCGGTTTAGTTGTTGCAAGAATGGAAGCCGATGCCGATTTATTAAACATAACACATCTTTTCATGGAAAATGAGGGGAAATTAACTTCACGCTGCTTTTTTCAAATCGGCCGTAATTATCTAAAAATGTACGTCCATTATTATATGTTGGAGTACGCTTAATAGCCTTCTCTCGTATCCTTCATCGTGATTTGATGCTCTCAATTTACGGCTGTATGCGATTAGTGACATGACTGCTATACTAGAAAAAAACAATCCCATTTGTATGTAAGTATCTGCTATAAAAATAGTATAATAGGTGGGTGGAATCAGGAAAACGAGAATACCAGTTTAAGGATGATGGAAAGTGATTCGGATATTAGTAGCAGAAGATGATCCTCATATTCAACGGCTCATGAAAGTCTACCTTGAGCCTGAAGGATTTCAGATTTTACAAGCCTTTGACGGTGAAGAAGCTTTGGATGTAATAGAGAACAATCAAATCGATTTAATGATCCTTGATATTATGATGCCAAAGGTGGACGGCTTTGACGTATGCCAAGAAATCCGCCAATTTTCGACTGTTCCGATATTAATGGTGACTGCGAAAGGGGAATCTGCCGATAAGGTGAATGGTTTTCGGAGTGGGACTGATGATTATATCGTGAAGCCGTTTGACCCTGTTGAATTAGTTTTACGGGTAAAAGCATTATTGCGCCGCTACCGGATAG
This genomic interval from Virgibacillus pantothenticus contains the following:
- a CDS encoding response regulator transcription factor is translated as MIRILVAEDDPHIQRLMKVYLEPEGFQILQAFDGEEALDVIENNQIDLMILDIMMPKVDGFDVCQEIRQFSTVPILMVTAKGESADKVNGFRSGTDDYIVKPFDPVELVLRVKALLRRYRIAYSSIITIGQLKLDEQKQTVEIDDQIIVLPPKEFQLFFKLASYPGNIFTRSQLIEQIWGIDYEGDERTVDVHIKRIRQRFGKWTNQFQIVTVRGLGYQLEVKK